A genomic stretch from Sphingobacterium sp. ML3W includes:
- a CDS encoding SRPBCC domain-containing protein: protein MEKLTAKASIQIQKPISEVFEAIVDPNKMNHYFIKSSTGRLETGKTVEWNFPEFPDSFPVAGKTIRPDTYISFDWSGGLANQLVEISLSSFGEGSTVVKITEHEMNNDQEGILIMMRQTEGWANFLACMKAYLEYNINLRKGAFDFMF from the coding sequence ATGGAAAAGTTAACCGCAAAAGCAAGTATTCAGATCCAAAAACCCATCAGTGAAGTTTTTGAAGCCATCGTTGATCCCAACAAAATGAATCACTATTTTATTAAGTCCTCAACAGGCCGTCTCGAGACTGGAAAAACAGTAGAATGGAATTTCCCTGAGTTCCCCGACAGTTTTCCTGTAGCTGGCAAAACAATCCGTCCAGACACCTATATTTCCTTTGACTGGAGTGGCGGATTAGCAAATCAACTGGTTGAAATCAGCTTATCTTCCTTCGGAGAGGGATCCACTGTTGTCAAAATTACAGAACACGAAATGAACAACGATCAGGAAGGCATTTTGATTATGATGCGTCAGACCGAAGGATGGGCAAATTTTCTAGCCTGTATGAAGGCCTATCTTGAATATAATATCAATCTTCGAAAGGGTGCTTTTGATTTTATGTTTTAA
- a CDS encoding DUF1801 domain-containing protein — MAANKTSYIEKSVDDFILDIPDSQKREDSIQLVQLMQSVSKEAPKMFGESIIGFGQYYYKYASGHEGYAPLIGFSPRKAAISLYVYTGLEEHRALVEQLGKYKIGKACIYIKKLSDINTENLTILMQETIQFITTKYTRTKD, encoded by the coding sequence ATGGCGGCAAATAAAACCTCTTATATCGAAAAAAGTGTCGATGATTTTATTCTGGATATACCCGATTCACAGAAGCGGGAAGACAGCATCCAATTGGTACAATTGATGCAATCTGTCTCAAAAGAAGCACCGAAGATGTTTGGCGAATCGATCATTGGCTTTGGACAGTATTACTATAAATATGCCAGCGGGCATGAAGGGTATGCACCCCTAATCGGATTCAGTCCCCGTAAGGCTGCCATTTCACTTTACGTATATACCGGCCTCGAAGAACATCGGGCACTCGTGGAACAACTAGGCAAATATAAAATAGGCAAAGCCTGCATTTACATTAAAAAACTGAGTGACATCAATACGGAGAATCTGACCATTTTAATGCAAGAGACCATCCAATTTATAACAACCAAATACACAAGGACCAAGGATTAG
- a CDS encoding DUF1801 domain-containing protein has translation MTSSVSTIEEYIDQFEGDKKTYLNQVRQLIAGVVPAETTETISYQMPTFRFNGNLIHFAMNKQHLGIYPGPDAIEHFAAELKDFKTSKGAIQIPIDQPLPKKIIRDIIAFNIEKLKDKQGPNWHKSRGNWLEAEELMQQIMLKTTLKKEFKWGSDIYTHKGKNVIGWGGFKNFFSLWFYNGVFLEDKENVLISASEGKTKALRQWRFQHVSEMDSTKIEAYIQESIRTIDEGKEIKPTKSEAIPPSGILLEALHSDQVFHDHFNALTPGKQKEYIQYIDEAKQEKTKLSRLEKIKPMIIANKGLHDKYK, from the coding sequence ATGACAAGTAGCGTTTCAACAATTGAAGAGTATATTGACCAATTCGAAGGGGACAAGAAGACGTATCTCAATCAGGTACGGCAGCTGATTGCTGGAGTAGTCCCAGCTGAAACCACAGAAACCATTTCCTATCAGATGCCTACATTTCGATTTAATGGCAATCTGATCCATTTTGCAATGAATAAACAGCATCTCGGAATATACCCCGGACCTGACGCCATCGAACATTTCGCAGCAGAACTTAAAGATTTTAAAACATCAAAAGGAGCAATACAGATTCCGATTGACCAGCCCTTACCAAAAAAAATCATTCGTGATATTATTGCCTTTAATATCGAAAAACTCAAGGACAAACAAGGCCCCAACTGGCATAAAAGCAGAGGGAATTGGTTAGAAGCCGAAGAATTGATGCAACAGATTATGCTAAAAACCACACTGAAAAAAGAGTTCAAATGGGGCAGCGACATCTATACACACAAAGGGAAGAATGTCATCGGATGGGGTGGTTTCAAAAACTTCTTTTCCCTATGGTTCTATAACGGTGTATTTTTAGAAGATAAGGAAAATGTCTTGATCAGCGCGTCCGAAGGTAAAACCAAAGCTCTTCGACAATGGCGTTTTCAGCATGTCAGCGAGATGGATAGCACCAAAATCGAGGCTTACATCCAAGAATCTATTCGAACAATTGACGAGGGAAAAGAAATAAAACCCACCAAAAGTGAAGCTATACCTCCCTCTGGAATTCTTTTGGAAGCACTTCATTCAGATCAGGTATTCCATGATCACTTCAATGCGCTTACACCAGGCAAACAAAAAGAGTATATTCAGTATATCGACGAAGCGAAACAGGAAAAAACCAAATTATCCCGTCTGGAGAAAATCAAACCAATGATTATTGCGAATAAAGGATTACATGATAAATATAAATAA
- a CDS encoding VOC family protein, whose translation MENSIIPSLWFDHNAKEAFDLYCRTFLNSHIESDSPIVVQALLNGVKFIGINGGPMFKPNPSISFMVICESAEEIDRIWNTLSVDGNVLMPLNSYPWSAYYGWVADRYGVNWQLYQGNVSDTNQQAIVPTLMYCGPQQGKCETAVQFYEGLFKDFHSNGILRYPEGEYKGSIQHTQFLVNGFTLMAMDSGVAQDFTFNEGISLTILCQDQAEIDYYWNRITQQGQESMCGWCKDEFGVSWQIVPTQISTYLQNPGAGEALMKMKKIIIKDLIG comes from the coding sequence ATGGAAAATTCAATTATACCGTCCCTATGGTTTGATCACAATGCGAAGGAAGCTTTTGATCTATACTGCCGGACTTTTTTAAACAGTCATATCGAAAGCGACTCCCCGATCGTTGTCCAGGCCCTGCTCAATGGCGTAAAATTTATCGGCATCAATGGAGGACCGATGTTTAAGCCAAATCCATCCATATCATTTATGGTGATCTGCGAATCAGCCGAAGAGATAGATCGCATCTGGAATACATTATCAGTAGACGGAAATGTACTGATGCCACTAAACAGCTATCCATGGAGTGCCTACTACGGCTGGGTAGCGGACAGATACGGTGTAAACTGGCAGCTATACCAAGGCAACGTAAGTGACACAAACCAGCAAGCGATCGTCCCTACACTGATGTATTGCGGACCTCAACAAGGCAAATGCGAAACCGCAGTTCAATTCTATGAAGGACTATTCAAAGATTTTCACAGCAACGGTATTTTACGTTATCCGGAAGGCGAATATAAAGGATCAATCCAGCACACCCAATTCCTTGTCAATGGGTTTACCTTAATGGCCATGGATAGTGGAGTCGCCCAGGACTTTACGTTTAATGAAGGTATTTCCCTCACTATCCTCTGCCAGGATCAAGCTGAAATTGACTATTACTGGAATCGTATTACACAACAGGGACAAGAGAGCATGTGTGGGTGGTGTAAAGATGAATTCGGAGTGAGTTGGCAAATTGTACCGACACAAATTTCTACATACCTTCAAAATCCAGGAGCCGGAGAAGCATTAATGAAGATGAAAAAAATCATTATCAAAGATTTGATCGGATAA
- a CDS encoding SufE family protein — MTINEIQNELVEDFAFFTDWMEKYEYIIQLGKEVPLIDEQYKTEDYIIKGCQSKVWLYPEVKDGKVFFTADSDAIITKGLVSLMVKVLSGHTAKEIVDADLYFVDEIGLKEHLSPTRANGLLSMIKQMKLYALALQVNA; from the coding sequence ATGACAATTAATGAAATACAAAACGAATTAGTTGAAGATTTTGCTTTCTTTACGGATTGGATGGAAAAATATGAGTACATCATCCAGCTGGGGAAGGAAGTTCCTTTAATTGATGAGCAATATAAGACAGAAGACTATATTATCAAGGGTTGTCAGTCCAAGGTGTGGCTGTATCCGGAGGTTAAAGATGGAAAAGTGTTTTTTACAGCAGATAGTGACGCAATTATCACCAAGGGTTTGGTTAGTCTGATGGTCAAAGTGCTGTCTGGACATACAGCAAAAGAGATTGTTGATGCAGATCTGTATTTCGTTGATGAAATCGGTTTAAAAGAACACTTGTCGCCAACCCGGGCCAATGGTTTATTGTCGATGATCAAACAGATGAAATTATACGCATTGGCGTTGCAGGTAAACGCATAA
- a CDS encoding cysteine desulfurase: MEKYNIDKIRADFPILKRQVNGKPLVYLDNGATTQKPNVVINSIAHYYTDMNSNVHRGVHYLSQISTDAFEVTRKKLQSFINAPEDKQVIITKGTTDSINLVATCYGRAFIDAGDEIIISAMEHHSNIVPWQMLCDEKGCKIRVIPMNDKGELDMDAYQDLINERTKLVAVTYVSNALGTINPVKEIISIAHKHGAVVLVDAAQAVQHIQVDVQDLDVDFLVFSGHKMYGPTGVGVLYGKEELLNAMPPYQGGGDMIKEVTFEKTTYNELPFKFEAGTPNIEAGICLNEAIDYINSIGLKNIEAYEHELLEYALEKLSQIPGMKFIGTADQKCSVISFIIEGTHPYDVGVILDKLGIAVRTGHHCAQPVMDRFGIPGTIRASLALYNTKEEIDILVAGIQRAVNMLV, encoded by the coding sequence TTGGAAAAATATAATATAGATAAAATACGTGCAGATTTTCCTATTCTAAAAAGACAGGTAAATGGCAAGCCTTTGGTTTATCTGGACAATGGTGCGACAACACAAAAGCCCAATGTGGTAATCAATTCTATTGCACATTATTATACAGATATGAATAGTAATGTACATCGTGGAGTTCACTACCTCAGCCAGATATCTACAGATGCTTTTGAGGTGACTCGTAAAAAGCTTCAATCCTTTATCAATGCGCCTGAAGACAAGCAAGTGATTATCACCAAGGGGACGACAGATAGTATCAATTTGGTTGCGACCTGCTATGGTAGAGCATTTATCGATGCGGGAGATGAAATTATTATTTCTGCAATGGAGCACCACTCCAATATTGTGCCCTGGCAGATGCTTTGTGATGAAAAAGGCTGTAAGATCCGTGTTATTCCGATGAATGATAAGGGGGAGCTCGATATGGACGCCTATCAAGACCTTATTAACGAAAGAACGAAGCTTGTTGCTGTAACTTATGTCTCTAATGCACTGGGTACGATCAATCCGGTAAAAGAGATCATCTCGATTGCACATAAGCATGGGGCTGTCGTATTGGTAGATGCAGCGCAAGCTGTCCAACATATCCAGGTTGATGTGCAAGATCTCGATGTTGACTTTTTAGTTTTCTCAGGGCATAAAATGTATGGCCCCACTGGTGTGGGTGTGTTGTATGGTAAGGAAGAGCTGTTAAACGCAATGCCTCCTTATCAAGGCGGTGGCGATATGATTAAGGAAGTGACTTTCGAAAAGACAACCTATAATGAGTTGCCTTTTAAATTTGAAGCGGGCACTCCGAATATTGAAGCAGGAATCTGTTTGAATGAAGCGATTGACTATATCAATTCGATCGGCTTAAAAAATATTGAGGCTTACGAACACGAGTTGCTGGAATATGCATTGGAAAAATTGTCGCAGATCCCGGGAATGAAATTTATAGGTACTGCAGATCAAAAATGTTCTGTTATTTCATTTATCATTGAAGGTACACATCCCTATGATGTAGGGGTGATTTTGGATAAATTGGGTATTGCTGTGCGAACTGGACACCACTGTGCTCAGCCTGTAATGGATCGCTTTGGTATCCCTGGAACGATCCGGGCTTCGTTGGCACTTTACAACACAAAAGAAGAAATAGATATCTTGGTGGCAGGTATTCAACGTGCGGTCAATATGTTAGTGTAA
- a CDS encoding acyl-ACP desaturase, with protein sequence MQELPLNLPEGSRKEVMAYLEPFMLNEMSEYLKPVEEMWQPADFLPDASRDTFFEEIRDLQESAKELSYDLVAVLVGDTITEEALPTYESWLTMVEDVDKNEQGGWMKWVRAWTAEENRHGDLLNKYLYLSGRIDMRQFEMSTQYLIQDGFDIGTGADPYRNFIYTSFQELATNVSHRRVSGLSKKGGDKLLAKMCGVIASDEARHAKAYMSFISKAMTVDASEVMIAFEDMMRKKIVMPAQFLREAGEPQGEAFAHFSDAAQRLGVYTALDYVDILKELNNEWKIDQVTGLNEKGEKARDYLLKLPDRLTRLADRMKIPEKDYKFKWIYG encoded by the coding sequence ATGCAAGAATTACCTCTAAATTTACCAGAAGGCTCACGTAAAGAAGTGATGGCCTACTTGGAGCCTTTCATGTTGAATGAAATGAGCGAATACCTGAAGCCTGTAGAAGAAATGTGGCAACCTGCTGATTTCCTTCCAGACGCTTCAAGGGATACTTTTTTTGAGGAAATAAGAGATTTACAGGAAAGTGCGAAAGAACTGTCCTATGACTTAGTTGCAGTATTAGTTGGTGATACGATTACCGAAGAAGCCCTTCCAACCTACGAATCTTGGCTGACAATGGTTGAAGATGTCGATAAAAACGAACAAGGCGGATGGATGAAATGGGTTCGTGCATGGACTGCAGAAGAAAACCGTCACGGCGATCTATTGAACAAATACCTTTATCTGTCTGGTAGAATAGATATGCGTCAGTTTGAAATGTCTACACAATATTTGATACAAGATGGTTTCGATATCGGCACTGGTGCTGATCCTTACCGTAACTTTATATATACATCATTCCAAGAACTTGCAACCAACGTATCTCATCGTCGGGTGTCGGGACTTTCAAAAAAAGGTGGTGATAAACTTCTGGCGAAAATGTGCGGTGTCATTGCTTCGGATGAAGCACGCCATGCCAAAGCATACATGTCTTTCATATCAAAGGCTATGACAGTAGACGCAAGTGAAGTAATGATTGCATTTGAAGATATGATGCGTAAAAAGATTGTCATGCCAGCACAGTTTTTGAGAGAAGCAGGCGAACCTCAGGGCGAAGCTTTTGCACACTTTTCGGATGCTGCACAGCGACTAGGTGTGTATACTGCATTGGATTATGTCGATATCTTGAAAGAACTTAATAATGAGTGGAAAATTGATCAAGTTACAGGTCTAAATGAAAAAGGTGAGAAAGCAAGAGACTACCTCTTAAAATTACCGGATCGCTTGACTAGATTAGCTGACCGCATGAAGATTCCTGAAAAAGATTATAAATTCAAATGGATTTACGGATAA
- a CDS encoding peptide MFS transporter, translated as MEVSTRESLEEIQNFKGKYPRQIWSLFFSEMWERFCFYGMRGMLVFFMITQLNFAEKEANLQYGATQAFVYAFTFIGGLFADKILGFRKSLFWGGILMIVGSLFLAADPHQYFFFGLSFIIIGTGFFKPNISTMVGELYRDGDSRRDGGFSLFYAGINLGAFLGGYVCVAIGKGYMLSSVISEPHRWNVAFGLAAIGMLASLINFHFTKRHLGPIGLKPGHPDAIVKTKALPKWVEYAVYALTLIFIPVIQIMVSKTQYTDYFMYTIGPLTLLYLFYEMSQVTKEERKKLIAALVFILFSIIFWGIYEQSGGSLSIFAAKHLNDSLLGAVTLDPNGVNNSGGALFIIALAPLFGLFWIWLGKRKLEPNTIIKFGLGFVFLGLGYYVLFATRLFAHEGMTSLDIFTLALLVITVGELCLSPIGLSIMTKLSPARLQGIMMGMWFLASAYGQYVAGLIGASMAEAKEGSSLADNLLTYTESYKQLGLYSLIAGVVLIALSPVVRKLMGNVK; from the coding sequence ATGGAGGTTAGTACACGGGAATCGCTAGAGGAGATTCAAAATTTTAAGGGAAAGTACCCAAGACAGATCTGGAGCCTTTTTTTCTCGGAAATGTGGGAAAGATTTTGTTTTTATGGCATGCGGGGTATGTTGGTGTTCTTTATGATCACACAACTAAACTTTGCGGAGAAAGAGGCTAATTTACAGTATGGAGCTACTCAGGCATTTGTCTATGCTTTTACATTTATTGGTGGTCTTTTTGCAGATAAGATTTTAGGTTTTAGAAAATCATTGTTCTGGGGAGGTATATTAATGATTGTAGGGAGTCTTTTCCTAGCTGCGGATCCACATCAATATTTCTTTTTTGGTCTCTCATTTATTATTATTGGTACTGGTTTCTTCAAACCAAATATTTCTACCATGGTGGGAGAACTCTATCGTGATGGAGATAGCCGTCGTGATGGTGGTTTCTCCTTGTTCTACGCAGGGATCAATCTAGGTGCATTTTTAGGGGGCTATGTTTGTGTCGCCATTGGTAAAGGGTATATGTTGAGCTCGGTTATCTCCGAACCTCACCGTTGGAATGTTGCCTTTGGTTTAGCTGCAATAGGGATGCTGGCAAGTTTGATTAATTTTCACTTTACCAAAAGACACCTTGGACCTATCGGGCTTAAACCTGGACACCCAGATGCTATCGTAAAGACGAAAGCCTTGCCAAAATGGGTTGAATATGCGGTATATGCACTGACCTTGATCTTTATACCCGTTATTCAGATCATGGTGTCGAAAACCCAATATACTGACTATTTTATGTATACCATTGGACCATTGACACTTTTATATCTGTTTTATGAAATGTCACAAGTGACCAAGGAGGAACGCAAGAAATTAATTGCTGCACTGGTATTTATTTTGTTTTCCATTATCTTTTGGGGGATATATGAACAGAGTGGTGGTTCATTGAGCATCTTTGCAGCCAAGCACCTGAATGACTCTTTACTGGGGGCAGTGACACTTGATCCAAATGGTGTCAATAATTCTGGGGGTGCATTATTTATTATCGCCTTAGCGCCGTTATTTGGACTATTCTGGATTTGGTTGGGAAAACGTAAACTTGAGCCGAATACTATTATCAAGTTTGGTTTGGGCTTTGTTTTCTTAGGTTTAGGTTACTATGTACTTTTTGCGACGCGTTTATTCGCTCATGAAGGCATGACCTCATTGGATATCTTTACACTTGCATTATTAGTGATTACCGTCGGGGAGCTTTGTCTTTCGCCGATTGGGTTATCCATTATGACGAAACTGTCCCCAGCGAGGTTACAGGGTATTATGATGGGAATGTGGTTTTTGGCAAGTGCTTATGGACAATATGTTGCGGGCTTGATCGGTGCGAGTATGGCTGAAGCAAAAGAAGGAAGTTCGTTGGCAGACAACTTACTGACGTACACTGAAAGTTATAAGCAATTGGGCTTATATTCTTTAATTGCTGGTGTGGTACTTATTGCATTGTCACCTGTTGTGCGGAAATTAATGGGAAATGTGAAATAA
- a CDS encoding peptide MFS transporter, with protein MGRLNGDITTSPSNDFFKSNVLGQRSGLFVLFFTEMWERFSFYGMRVLLMQFLTAAVIQGNPFSGWAWTAQQAGALYGTYAMMLYLTPILGGIIADKYIGSRKAVIIGSAIMTLGHAAMAFDTAIMFFLGLICLVIGTGFFKPNMPSILGEMYKDLPEKKDGAYTIFYMGVNAGAFFGMMLCGYIAETYGWHWGFGLAGIFMLLGTLQFVFAKPLMGNLGILDKSAAGEKKEVIVNDTDTKNPFTIKDFVLIGIVAIIGFVYAFNDPLSKNGIIDVFAGLDTSFLRGQYIMVIIALILFIYLIVSRILRYDKTVRDRMFAVVLLAFFLIFFFMSFEQGATSLVIVARDNIDRALTGAALTTFNVVNGLLTVVPLAIISWVLIKLAKVTWDKIAISNIVLFVCFGLIWGAAIWMLYQEFNKEASEIKVSWFSILNSFFIIALASSVSKIWESKYNPSAAFKYGFGLILVAIGFLIIGLGSWGIAPGMKISMVFLVLTYLFHTLGELFISPVGLSYVSKLVPARMLAFMFGIWYLAIAIAQKVAAVLGGQVETIQQEYSLSHFFFLFTAIPALAGLLVMLFNPLIKRLMHGVK; from the coding sequence ATGGGGAGATTAAACGGGGATATAACTACTAGCCCGTCGAACGATTTTTTTAAATCGAATGTACTAGGACAGCGCTCAGGGCTGTTCGTACTTTTCTTTACAGAGATGTGGGAACGGTTTTCATTCTATGGAATGCGTGTCCTATTGATGCAATTTTTAACTGCTGCAGTTATCCAAGGTAACCCGTTCTCTGGCTGGGCCTGGACAGCACAACAAGCAGGTGCATTGTACGGAACATATGCAATGATGCTTTATCTGACACCAATACTCGGTGGAATCATCGCCGACAAATACATCGGATCCAGAAAAGCTGTTATTATCGGCTCAGCAATCATGACATTGGGACATGCTGCAATGGCTTTTGATACTGCGATCATGTTTTTTCTGGGATTGATCTGTTTGGTTATCGGAACAGGTTTTTTCAAACCGAACATGCCTTCAATCCTTGGCGAAATGTATAAAGACCTTCCTGAAAAGAAGGACGGAGCGTATACAATATTCTATATGGGTGTCAATGCAGGTGCTTTCTTTGGGATGATGCTATGTGGTTACATCGCTGAAACATATGGATGGCATTGGGGATTTGGATTGGCGGGTATTTTTATGCTACTAGGTACACTTCAGTTTGTATTCGCAAAACCACTCATGGGCAACCTTGGTATTTTAGACAAATCTGCGGCCGGAGAGAAGAAAGAAGTTATTGTCAATGATACGGATACTAAAAACCCGTTTACAATAAAGGATTTCGTGCTTATCGGTATTGTCGCTATAATAGGCTTTGTATATGCCTTCAATGACCCATTGTCGAAAAATGGTATTATTGATGTTTTCGCCGGGCTGGATACTTCTTTTTTGAGAGGTCAATATATTATGGTCATTATTGCATTGATCTTGTTTATTTATTTGATCGTTTCCCGGATTTTGCGTTATGACAAGACTGTGCGGGATAGAATGTTTGCCGTGGTGCTTTTGGCGTTTTTCCTCATCTTCTTTTTCATGAGCTTTGAACAGGGGGCAACCTCATTGGTCATTGTCGCAAGGGATAATATCGATAGAGCGCTTACAGGTGCTGCATTAACGACATTTAATGTGGTCAATGGTTTATTAACGGTTGTGCCATTAGCAATTATCAGCTGGGTTTTAATAAAACTAGCAAAGGTAACCTGGGATAAGATTGCCATCTCTAATATCGTATTATTTGTCTGTTTTGGACTGATCTGGGGCGCAGCAATCTGGATGCTTTATCAGGAGTTTAATAAAGAAGCTTCGGAAATAAAAGTATCCTGGTTTTCTATCCTCAACTCATTTTTTATCATTGCACTAGCTTCCTCGGTGTCTAAGATATGGGAATCGAAATACAATCCTTCAGCTGCCTTTAAATATGGTTTTGGTCTGATATTGGTTGCCATAGGATTTTTGATTATCGGATTAGGTTCATGGGGTATAGCTCCAGGGATGAAAATTTCTATGGTATTTCTCGTCTTGACTTACCTATTTCATACTTTGGGAGAATTGTTTATTTCTCCAGTGGGCCTATCCTATGTTTCTAAATTGGTTCCAGCTAGGATGTTGGCTTTTATGTTTGGCATCTGGTATCTAGCAATCGCTATTGCACAAAAAGTTGCAGCGGTATTGGGCGGACAGGTGGAAACAATTCAACAAGAATATTCATTGAGTCACTTTTTCTTTTTATTTACGGCTATTCCAGCTTTGGCCGGATTGCTTGTCATGCTGTTCAATCCTTTGATCAAAAGATTGATGCACGGAGTTAAATAA
- a CDS encoding helix-turn-helix transcriptional regulator: MNALGKKIRLLRHQKGWSQEDVAKRLDISIPAFSKIETGITDVNLSRLNQISKLFNLTVVQLLSTSDSEEDKEYVNEVNALTQKLQLRDGEVIELQKKVIDLYEQLHKR; encoded by the coding sequence ATGAATGCATTAGGAAAAAAAATCAGATTACTTAGACACCAGAAGGGGTGGAGTCAAGAGGATGTTGCAAAGCGATTGGATATCTCAATCCCAGCATTTTCTAAAATTGAAACAGGTATTACAGATGTAAATCTGTCGCGCCTAAATCAAATCTCAAAATTATTCAATTTGACAGTTGTTCAACTACTATCTACTTCTGATTCGGAAGAGGATAAAGAGTATGTCAATGAGGTCAATGCGTTAACGCAAAAGTTGCAACTACGTGATGGCGAAGTTATCGAACTTCAGAAAAAGGTCATTGATCTTTACGAACAATTGCACAAAAGATAG
- a CDS encoding Mur ligase family protein, translating into MRIHFIAIGGSVMHNLAISLAKQGHQITGSDDQIVEPSRSHLIEAGLLPDQLGWFADKVTEDIDAVILGAHAEADNPELKKAQELGLKIYSFPEFIQELSQDKIRVVIAGSYGKTTITSMVMHVMRSLGKEFDYLVGAQLRGFDKLVDITKHNKIIIIEGDEYVSSKIDSKSKFLYYKPNIALISGIVWNEFNSKISQEEYIKQFEDFIDSIPPKGTLIYNKEDAVLQKVLQDTKDCKINRHGYKIPDYTINKGVTYLNTADGEVPLQVFGKHNLSNIAGAYTVCEWLGIKKKEFFDAIKSFNTSIRYLEFVASSEGSVVYQDYACNADKVRSSIHAVKEQFPNQKLVTIIELNSYDSLDSSFLLQYADSMGESDLSVVYVNIHSCKELNKDIESVPENIKNSFNNPDLEVVVSLDGLYSFLDGVKSKGYNLLLMSLNNYNGVNLSVLADRFFRDF; encoded by the coding sequence ATGCGTATTCATTTTATAGCGATAGGTGGTAGTGTGATGCATAACCTTGCCATTTCTTTGGCAAAGCAGGGGCACCAAATTACTGGATCTGATGATCAGATTGTGGAACCTTCCCGTTCCCATCTCATCGAAGCTGGGTTATTGCCAGATCAATTGGGTTGGTTTGCCGACAAGGTGACGGAAGATATTGATGCCGTTATTTTGGGGGCACATGCGGAAGCAGATAATCCCGAATTAAAAAAAGCGCAGGAATTAGGCCTGAAGATCTATTCTTTTCCAGAGTTTATACAGGAACTCTCCCAGGATAAAATCCGTGTGGTTATTGCAGGGAGCTACGGGAAAACAACGATTACGAGCATGGTTATGCACGTCATGCGCTCCTTAGGAAAAGAATTTGATTATTTGGTCGGGGCGCAATTAAGAGGTTTTGATAAACTTGTGGATATTACCAAGCATAATAAGATTATTATTATCGAGGGAGATGAATATGTTTCGTCCAAAATTGATTCCAAGTCGAAATTTTTATATTATAAGCCTAATATCGCCCTAATCTCTGGTATCGTATGGAATGAATTTAATTCCAAAATATCTCAAGAGGAATATATTAAACAATTTGAAGATTTTATTGATTCCATACCTCCTAAAGGAACGCTGATCTATAATAAAGAAGATGCTGTTCTCCAAAAAGTTTTGCAGGATACCAAAGACTGCAAGATTAACCGGCATGGCTATAAGATCCCCGATTACACAATCAATAAGGGTGTTACCTATCTAAATACCGCAGACGGAGAAGTTCCTTTACAAGTGTTCGGGAAACATAATCTGTCTAATATCGCAGGCGCTTATACCGTCTGTGAATGGTTGGGTATTAAAAAGAAAGAGTTCTTTGATGCAATAAAGAGTTTTAATACATCTATCCGTTATCTGGAGTTTGTGGCGAGCTCAGAAGGATCTGTGGTCTATCAAGATTATGCCTGCAATGCGGATAAAGTTAGGTCGAGTATTCATGCTGTAAAAGAACAATTTCCTAATCAGAAATTGGTCACAATTATCGAATTAAACTCGTATGATAGTTTAGATTCGTCCTTTTTGTTACAATATGCGGACTCGATGGGAGAGTCGGATCTCTCTGTGGTCTACGTGAATATCCACTCCTGTAAGGAACTTAATAAGGATATCGAAAGTGTTCCTGAGAACATCAAAAACAGTTTTAATAATCCTGATTTAGAGGTTGTTGTGAGCTTAGATGGCCTGTATTCTTTTTTGGATGGGGTTAAATCTAAGGGTTACAATTTACTACTTATGAGTTTAAATAATTATAATGGGGTTAATCTCTCCGTGCTCGCTGATCGGTTTTTTAGGGATTTTTAG